One Urocitellus parryii isolate mUroPar1 chromosome 9, mUroPar1.hap1, whole genome shotgun sequence DNA segment encodes these proteins:
- the Hlx gene encoding H2.0-like homeobox protein, with translation MFAAGLAPFYASNFSLWSAAYCSSAGPGGCSFPLDPAAVKKPSFCIADILHAGVGDPGTAPEGLVGASAAALTAHLGSVHPHASFQAAARSPLRPTPVVAPSEVPAGFPQRLSPLSAAYHHHHPQQQQQQQQQPQQQPQQPPQQQQPAPPTRAGSLQTSASGTRVIPHPSGLTPAPSSKDLKFGIDRILSAEFDPKVKEGNTLRDLTSLLTGGRPAGVHLPGLQPSAGQFFASLDPINEASAILSPLSSNPRNSVQHQFQDTFPGPYAVLTKDTMPQTYKRKRSWSRAVFSNLQRKGLEKRFEIQKYVTKPDRKQLAAMLGLTDAQVKVWFQNRRMKWRHSKEAQAQKDKDKEAGEKPSGGAPVAEGEQEERSPSRSEGEAESESSDSESLDMVPSDTERTEGAERSLHQTTVIKASAAGTLIAASSGGSGGGSGGSSFSFGSASSLSSTSTSTGSASSLGSGGSSTSELLPAPQPTVSSAPKSPEPPQVPLGSL, from the exons ATGTTCGCGGCCGGGCTGGCTCCTTTTTATGCCTCCAATTTTAGCCTCTGGTCGGCCGCCTACTGCTCCTCGGCCGGCCCGGGTGGCTGCTCCTTCCCCCTGGACCCTGCCGCCGTCAAGAAACCCTCCTTCTGCATCGCAGACATCCTACACGCCGGCGTGGGGGATCCAGGGACGGCTCCAGAGGGACTGGTGGGGGCTTCAGCTGCCGCCCTAACCGCGCACTTGGGCTCGGTTCACCCGCACGCCTCCTTTCAAGCTGCCGCCAGATCCCCGCTCCGTCCCACCCCGGTGGTGGCGCCCTCCGAAGTCCCGGCTGGCTTCCCGCAGAGGCTGTCTCCACTTTCAGCTgcctaccaccaccatcacccacaacagcagcagcagcagcagcaacaacctCAGCAACAACCTCAGCAACCGCCGCAACAGCAACAGCCCGCACCTCCTACCCGGGCCGGCTCCCTGCAGACCTCGGCCTCGGGGACCCGTGTGATCCCGCACCCTAGCGGCTTGACACCGGCTCCCTCCAGCAAAGACCTCAAATTTGGAATTGACCGTATTTTGTCTGCAGAATTTGACCCCAAAGTCAAAGAAGGCAACACCCTGAGAG ATCTCACATCCCTGCTAACTGGTGGACGACCTGCAGGAGTGCACCTTCCAGGCCTGCAACCCTCCGCTGGCCAGTTCTTCGCATCTCTAGATCCTATTAATGAGGCTTCTGCCATCCTCAGTCCCTTAAGCTCCAACCCAAGAAATTCAGTTCAGCATCAATTCCAAGACACATttccag GTCCCTATGCTGTGCTCACTAAGGACACCATGCCACAGACATACAAGAGGAAGCGGTCTTGGTCGCGCGCAGTTTTTTCCAACCTGCAGAGGAAAGGCCTGGAGAAAAGGTTTGAGATCCAGAAGTACGTGACCAAGCCAGACCGAAAGCAGCTGGCAGCAATGTTGGGCCTCACAGATGCACAG GTGAAGGTGTGGTTCCAGAACCGTCGAATGAAGTGGCGCCACTCCAAGGAGGCCCAAGCACAGAAGGATAAGGACAAGGAGGCCGGCGAGAAGCCTTCAGGCGGAGCCCCGGTTGCCGAGGGCGAACAGGAGGAGAGGAGCCCCAGTCGCTCAGAGGGCGAGGCCGAGAGCGAGAGCAGCGACTCCGAGTCTCTGGACATGGTCCCCAGCGACACCGAGCGGACTGAGGGGGCTGAACGATCTCTTCACCAAACAACTGTTATCAAGGCCTCGGCCGCCGGCACCCTCATCGCGGCCAGCAGCGGTGGGAGTGGAGGAGGTAGCGGCGGCAGCAGTTTCAGCTTCGGCAGCGCTAGCAGCCTCAgtagcaccagcaccagcacgGGAAGCGCAAGCAGTCTTGGCAGCGGGGGCAGTAGCACCTCGGAGCTGCTCCCTGCACCGCAGCCCACAGTCAGCAGTGCTCCCAAAAGCCCGGAGCCTCCCCAAGTCCCGCTGGGCAGCTTATAG